From Brassica oleracea var. oleracea cultivar TO1000 chromosome C3, BOL, whole genome shotgun sequence, a single genomic window includes:
- the LOC106335870 gene encoding phosphatidylinositol/phosphatidylcholine transfer protein SFH14-like isoform X2, translated as MDFNIDKTVSAWEEMLKWRNEFGADQIIQDFNFNELDQVTMYYPQGYHGVDKNGRPIYIERLGKAHPGKLMDVTTIDRYLKYHVQEFEKALQQKLPACSIAAKRRVTTTTTILDADGLGMKNFSPAAANLLSSIAKVDCSYYPETLHRMFIVNAGFGFRSLIWPAAQKFLDPVTIAKIQVLEPKSLSKLLETIDSSQLPDFLGGVCTCANEGGCLRSNKGPWNDPEIAELVHHMEVNPIPQTTKAPLHVRDHDSQEPAQGEWSQPQLLNTSSENSCSTNTSRREDSSINKEIVLQCLDRLKKLEKECTEISRIPVKTPDENEKLLTGTLERIKSLELDLDKTQSVLHLTLAKQLQITEQLDSHYEEQRKRCCI; from the exons ATGGATTTCAACATCGACAAAACCGTCAGTGCATGGGAAGAAATGCTCAAATGGAGGAATGAATTTGGAGCAGATCAAATTATACAG GATTTCAATTTCAATGAGTTGGACCAAGTCACAATGTACTATCCTCAAGGGTACCATGGAGTTGATAAAAATGGTAGACCCATCTATATCGAGAGACTAGGAAAAGCTCATCCCGGTAAGCTTATGGATGTTACAACCATTGACCGGTACTTGAAGTACCATGTCCAAGAATTCGAAAAGGCTCTTCAACAGAAGCTCCCTGCCTGTTCCATCGCTGCAAAGCGACGTGTCACTACTACGACTACAATACTTGATGCTGATGGCCTG GGTATGAAGAACTTTAGTCCTGCAGCGGCAAATCTCCTGTCCTCTATTGCTAAAGTAGATTGTAGTTATTACCCTGAG ACTTTGCATAGAATGTTCATTGTCAATGCAGGATTTGGATTCAGGAGTTTGATTTGGCCTGCCGCACAGAAGTTTCTTGATCCTGTGACTATTGCAAAGATACAA GTTTTGGAGCCAAAGTCCTTGTCAAAGTTACTTGAAACAATTGATTCCAG TCAACTTCCAGATTTCTTGGGAGGCGTATGCACATGTGCTAACGAAGGAGGGTGCTTGAGGTCTAACAAAGGACCATGGAATGATCCTGAAATAGCCGAG CTAGTACATCACATGGAAGTGAATCCCATACCACAAACTACAAAAGCTCCTCTTCATGTAAGAGATCATGATTCACAGGAACCGGCTCAAGGAGAATGGTCTCAACCCCAATTACTTAACACGAGCTCTGAAAACTCTTGTTCAACAAATACATCAAGAAGAGAAG ATTCATCCATAAACAAAGAGATTGTTCTTCAGTGTTTGGATCGTCTTAAGAAGCTGGAGAAAGAATGCACAGAGATTAGTAGAATCCCTGTAAAGACCCCGGACGAAAATGAGAAGCTATTAACTGGAACTCTCGAGAGGATCAAGTCTCTAGAACTTGATCTCGACAAAACCCAATCA GTATTACATTTAACGTTAGCAAAACAACTTCAGATCACAGAACAGCTTGACTCTCATTACGAAGAA CAAAGAAAGCGATGCTGCATCTGA
- the LOC106335870 gene encoding phosphatidylinositol/phosphatidylcholine transfer protein SFH14-like isoform X1, translating to MSGGCGHTTDKLSDSEDERSRIGSPAKKLISCSIEDVRDENDEKIVLKLRQELLNKHSLPPRHDDYHMLLRFLKTMDFNIDKTVSAWEEMLKWRNEFGADQIIQDFNFNELDQVTMYYPQGYHGVDKNGRPIYIERLGKAHPGKLMDVTTIDRYLKYHVQEFEKALQQKLPACSIAAKRRVTTTTTILDADGLGMKNFSPAAANLLSSIAKVDCSYYPETLHRMFIVNAGFGFRSLIWPAAQKFLDPVTIAKIQVLEPKSLSKLLETIDSSQLPDFLGGVCTCANEGGCLRSNKGPWNDPEIAELVHHMEVNPIPQTTKAPLHVRDHDSQEPAQGEWSQPQLLNTSSENSCSTNTSRREDSSINKEIVLQCLDRLKKLEKECTEISRIPVKTPDENEKLLTGTLERIKSLELDLDKTQSVLHLTLAKQLQITEQLDSHYEEQRKRCCI from the exons GAGGTTGTGGACATACAACAGACAAGTTATCAGATTCAGAGGATGAACGATCGAGAATTGGGAGTCCGGCAAAGAAACTCATAAGCTGTTCCATTGAAGATGTTAGGGACGAGAATGATGAGAAGATTGTTCTTAAATTGCGCCAAGAGCTTCTTAACAAACATTCTTTGCCTCCAAGGCATGATGACTATCATATGCTTTTGAG GTTTCTGAAAACAATGGATTTCAACATCGACAAAACCGTCAGTGCATGGGAAGAAATGCTCAAATGGAGGAATGAATTTGGAGCAGATCAAATTATACAG GATTTCAATTTCAATGAGTTGGACCAAGTCACAATGTACTATCCTCAAGGGTACCATGGAGTTGATAAAAATGGTAGACCCATCTATATCGAGAGACTAGGAAAAGCTCATCCCGGTAAGCTTATGGATGTTACAACCATTGACCGGTACTTGAAGTACCATGTCCAAGAATTCGAAAAGGCTCTTCAACAGAAGCTCCCTGCCTGTTCCATCGCTGCAAAGCGACGTGTCACTACTACGACTACAATACTTGATGCTGATGGCCTG GGTATGAAGAACTTTAGTCCTGCAGCGGCAAATCTCCTGTCCTCTATTGCTAAAGTAGATTGTAGTTATTACCCTGAG ACTTTGCATAGAATGTTCATTGTCAATGCAGGATTTGGATTCAGGAGTTTGATTTGGCCTGCCGCACAGAAGTTTCTTGATCCTGTGACTATTGCAAAGATACAA GTTTTGGAGCCAAAGTCCTTGTCAAAGTTACTTGAAACAATTGATTCCAG TCAACTTCCAGATTTCTTGGGAGGCGTATGCACATGTGCTAACGAAGGAGGGTGCTTGAGGTCTAACAAAGGACCATGGAATGATCCTGAAATAGCCGAG CTAGTACATCACATGGAAGTGAATCCCATACCACAAACTACAAAAGCTCCTCTTCATGTAAGAGATCATGATTCACAGGAACCGGCTCAAGGAGAATGGTCTCAACCCCAATTACTTAACACGAGCTCTGAAAACTCTTGTTCAACAAATACATCAAGAAGAGAAG ATTCATCCATAAACAAAGAGATTGTTCTTCAGTGTTTGGATCGTCTTAAGAAGCTGGAGAAAGAATGCACAGAGATTAGTAGAATCCCTGTAAAGACCCCGGACGAAAATGAGAAGCTATTAACTGGAACTCTCGAGAGGATCAAGTCTCTAGAACTTGATCTCGACAAAACCCAATCA GTATTACATTTAACGTTAGCAAAACAACTTCAGATCACAGAACAGCTTGACTCTCATTACGAAGAA CAAAGAAAGCGATGCTGCATCTGA
- the LOC106335870 gene encoding phosphatidylinositol/phosphatidylcholine transfer protein SFH14-like isoform X3 gives MSGGCGHTTDKLSDSEDERSRIGSPAKKLISCSIEDVRDENDEKIVLKLRQELLNKHSLPPRHDDYHMLLRFLKTMDFNIDKTVSAWEEMLKWRNEFGADQIIQDFNFNELDQVTMYYPQGYHGVDKNGRPIYIERLGKAHPGKLMDVTTIDRYLKYHVQEFEKALQQKLPACSIAAKRRVTTTTTILDADGLGMKNFSPAAANLLSSIAKVDCSYYPETLHRMFIVNAGFGFRSLIWPAAQKFLDPVTIAKIQVLEPKSLSKLLETIDSSQLPDFLGGVCTCANEGGCLRSNKGPWNDPEIAELVHHMEVNPIPQTTKAPLHVRDHDSQEPAQGEWSQPQLLNTSSENSCSTNTSRREDITVWCS, from the exons GAGGTTGTGGACATACAACAGACAAGTTATCAGATTCAGAGGATGAACGATCGAGAATTGGGAGTCCGGCAAAGAAACTCATAAGCTGTTCCATTGAAGATGTTAGGGACGAGAATGATGAGAAGATTGTTCTTAAATTGCGCCAAGAGCTTCTTAACAAACATTCTTTGCCTCCAAGGCATGATGACTATCATATGCTTTTGAG GTTTCTGAAAACAATGGATTTCAACATCGACAAAACCGTCAGTGCATGGGAAGAAATGCTCAAATGGAGGAATGAATTTGGAGCAGATCAAATTATACAG GATTTCAATTTCAATGAGTTGGACCAAGTCACAATGTACTATCCTCAAGGGTACCATGGAGTTGATAAAAATGGTAGACCCATCTATATCGAGAGACTAGGAAAAGCTCATCCCGGTAAGCTTATGGATGTTACAACCATTGACCGGTACTTGAAGTACCATGTCCAAGAATTCGAAAAGGCTCTTCAACAGAAGCTCCCTGCCTGTTCCATCGCTGCAAAGCGACGTGTCACTACTACGACTACAATACTTGATGCTGATGGCCTG GGTATGAAGAACTTTAGTCCTGCAGCGGCAAATCTCCTGTCCTCTATTGCTAAAGTAGATTGTAGTTATTACCCTGAG ACTTTGCATAGAATGTTCATTGTCAATGCAGGATTTGGATTCAGGAGTTTGATTTGGCCTGCCGCACAGAAGTTTCTTGATCCTGTGACTATTGCAAAGATACAA GTTTTGGAGCCAAAGTCCTTGTCAAAGTTACTTGAAACAATTGATTCCAG TCAACTTCCAGATTTCTTGGGAGGCGTATGCACATGTGCTAACGAAGGAGGGTGCTTGAGGTCTAACAAAGGACCATGGAATGATCCTGAAATAGCCGAG CTAGTACATCACATGGAAGTGAATCCCATACCACAAACTACAAAAGCTCCTCTTCATGTAAGAGATCATGATTCACAGGAACCGGCTCAAGGAGAATGGTCTCAACCCCAATTACTTAACACGAGCTCTGAAAACTCTTGTTCAACAAATACATCAAGAAGAGAAG ATATCACGGTTTGGTGTTCTTAG